From the genome of Candidatus Electrothrix communis, one region includes:
- the tssK gene encoding type VI secretion system baseplate subunit TssK, with protein MERPFFWHQGLFLQPQHFQLQDQYIQSLLAPLHTYLQPHFWGVGSMTIQDAALGSLSLQVLDGKFLFPDGSFVSLPDNGLLAPRSFSEDWVEGGKPLGVLLGVRKWNPAGDNVTVLSSVENMSDVSTRFVSAAEPEEVPDLYQGEATALVKRLYYVLKIFWDSEEDELGDYELIPLARLQRHGENIVRSERFFPPCLCIDGFGPLMKLITDIRDQLASRAHMLEAYKRERGIHTAEFGPRDTVYLLALRSLNRYVPELVHVTEARTVHPWTVYGLLRRIIGELSSFSETVNVLGEQEGEDNALVPPYNHRKLHTCFLAAQDVLLRLLDEITAGPEYMLELVYDGAYFSGELAPAMFDAHNRFYLVVATDHDPGPIIQSFTGLAKIGSRESLPLLIARSLPGIRTNHLETAPQELPRRAGSYYFQIDHHSDLWQQVQRGNQLAIFWDTAPDDVKIELMVVGRR; from the coding sequence ATGGAACGACCATTTTTTTGGCACCAGGGGCTCTTTCTTCAGCCCCAGCATTTTCAGCTGCAGGATCAATATATTCAGTCGTTACTCGCCCCGCTCCATACCTATCTTCAACCCCATTTTTGGGGGGTCGGCAGCATGACGATACAGGATGCAGCATTGGGAAGTCTTTCCTTGCAGGTTTTGGATGGGAAGTTCCTCTTCCCGGACGGCAGTTTTGTGTCTCTGCCCGATAACGGCCTCCTCGCTCCCCGTTCATTCAGCGAGGACTGGGTGGAGGGTGGCAAGCCGCTCGGTGTCCTGTTAGGGGTGCGAAAATGGAACCCTGCCGGTGATAATGTCACGGTTCTTTCTTCGGTAGAGAACATGAGCGATGTTTCCACCCGCTTTGTTAGCGCTGCAGAACCGGAAGAGGTTCCTGATCTGTATCAGGGCGAGGCAACAGCTCTGGTTAAGCGCCTGTATTATGTCCTGAAGATTTTCTGGGACAGCGAAGAGGATGAGCTGGGCGACTATGAGCTGATTCCGCTTGCCCGGCTTCAGCGTCACGGTGAAAATATTGTCCGATCCGAGCGTTTTTTTCCGCCCTGCCTGTGTATTGATGGGTTCGGGCCGCTGATGAAACTGATTACCGATATTCGCGATCAGCTCGCCTCAAGGGCACATATGCTTGAGGCCTATAAGCGGGAACGTGGTATCCATACAGCTGAATTCGGTCCTCGGGATACCGTCTATCTTCTGGCCCTGCGTTCTCTGAATCGTTATGTCCCTGAGCTTGTCCATGTCACTGAGGCCCGAACCGTTCATCCCTGGACCGTGTACGGCCTCCTCCGCCGGATCATCGGAGAACTTTCCAGTTTTTCAGAAACAGTGAATGTCCTGGGAGAACAGGAAGGAGAGGATAATGCGCTTGTCCCTCCTTATAATCATCGAAAATTACACACCTGTTTTTTAGCGGCCCAGGATGTGTTGCTTCGCCTCTTGGATGAGATTACCGCCGGACCAGAGTATATGCTGGAGCTGGTTTATGACGGAGCCTATTTCAGCGGCGAGCTGGCCCCTGCCATGTTTGATGCCCATAACCGTTTTTATTTGGTTGTGGCCACTGATCATGATCCAGGACCGATCATACAGAGTTTTACCGGCCTTGCTAAAATCGGATCACGGGAGTCGCTGCCTTTGCTCATTGCCCGTTCCTTGCCCGGTATCAGGACCAATCATTTGGAAACAGCACCACAGGAGCTGCCTCGTAGGGCCGGGTCGTATTATTTTCAGATTGATCATCACAGCGATTTATGGCAGCAGGTGCAACGCGGTAATCAGCTGGCGATCTTTTGGGACACGGCACCGGATGATGTTAAGATTGAACTTATGGTGGTCGGCAGGAGGTAA
- the tssJ gene encoding type VI secretion system lipoprotein TssJ: MKIFSRFFILFFLLSFSGCAEKPPEKPTGPEWIYEKDAVSLRIKADPLLNVIDGEPHTLMLCMYQLRSKSMFEQLSGNEDGVYQLLDCESFDSSVNMAKRLIVHPDQDMTIIMDRLAGTRYQGIVAGYFTLQKERMTRVIDIPAVLSQDGKSYLVDRLKLVVNLGSEQIAAIRKN; encoded by the coding sequence TTGAAAATTTTCAGCCGGTTTTTTATTCTGTTTTTTCTCCTCTCATTTTCAGGCTGCGCGGAGAAGCCCCCGGAGAAACCCACAGGACCGGAATGGATCTACGAAAAAGATGCTGTCAGTCTTCGCATCAAGGCCGATCCTCTGCTGAACGTCATTGACGGAGAACCGCACACCCTGATGCTCTGTATGTACCAATTGCGCAGCAAATCAATGTTTGAACAGCTTTCCGGCAATGAGGACGGTGTGTATCAATTGCTGGACTGCGAATCCTTTGACAGCAGTGTCAATATGGCCAAGCGGCTTATTGTTCATCCTGATCAGGATATGACCATTATAATGGATCGACTTGCCGGGACAAGGTATCAGGGAATTGTTGCTGGCTATTTCACCCTTCAGAAAGAGCGGATGACACGGGTCATCGACATTCCCGCTGTTCTTTCACAAGACGGGAAATCCTATCTGGTGGACAGACTGAAATTGGTTGTCAATCTCGGTTCGGAACAGATAGCCGCTATCAGAAAAAACTGA
- a CDS encoding AAA family ATPase — protein sequence MKIPYGISHFKSLITEGYLYVDKTPFINTLEEQGKYNILLRPRRFGKTLFISTLRHYYDIRCKDEFDALFGHLAIGRNPTPLKNSYQILFMEFSGISIKDEESIERDFALEVTKRLRIFLNEYQYPAEAVRRVEEQSSPASLMKAFFEIVREAEIYLLIDEYDHFANALLGEDQELFSAIVGKGGFVRAFYEVIKTATMEGIVDRLFITGVTSITLDSMTSGFNIGDNITCHRDFNQAMGFTYGETEAMIRPFVDACGLDKQEVMRTLVSWYNGYRFSSRADEKIFNPDMVLYFLRHFDTGECRWPEKMLDDNIASDYGKIMRLFGIGDRESNFETLEELIVNGEIIGRHKGKLDLDMHKPFERNDFISLLLYMGFITISGTELDELRYRIPNYVIEQLYYRYFKTEIELRSQITLDNSSLKEAVRQLALHNNIRPLVEEIGRVLALFSNRDFMRMDEKHIKAVILTLLYQSEVYFIRSEAEVNNRYPDILLLERNPIEVRYQFLFELKYSKKKDGAKGLEEKRAEGIAQIRGYQELADIRGLPKLQSYLLLTDGTEIEAVAV from the coding sequence ATGAAAATTCCCTACGGTATCAGTCATTTCAAATCCCTCATCACCGAAGGGTATCTCTATGTCGATAAGACACCCTTTATCAACACCCTCGAAGAACAGGGCAAATACAACATCCTGCTTCGCCCCCGCCGCTTCGGCAAAACCCTTTTTATTTCCACCCTCCGCCATTATTACGACATCCGCTGCAAGGATGAATTCGATGCCCTTTTCGGTCATCTTGCCATAGGCCGCAATCCTACCCCGCTGAAAAACAGCTATCAGATCCTGTTCATGGAGTTCAGCGGCATCAGTATCAAAGATGAAGAGAGTATTGAGCGCGACTTTGCCTTGGAGGTCACCAAAAGACTGCGGATCTTTCTGAACGAGTATCAGTATCCTGCCGAGGCGGTTCGCCGGGTGGAGGAGCAGTCATCCCCGGCTTCCCTGATGAAGGCGTTTTTTGAGATCGTCAGGGAGGCAGAAATCTACCTGCTCATCGACGAATACGACCATTTCGCCAATGCCCTGCTCGGTGAAGACCAAGAATTGTTCAGCGCAATCGTGGGCAAGGGCGGTTTTGTCCGGGCTTTTTATGAGGTTATCAAGACCGCCACAATGGAGGGCATTGTCGACCGCCTCTTTATCACCGGCGTGACCTCCATCACCCTGGACAGCATGACCAGCGGTTTCAATATCGGGGACAATATCACCTGTCATCGGGATTTCAATCAGGCTATGGGGTTTACCTACGGGGAAACCGAGGCGATGATCCGGCCTTTTGTTGATGCCTGCGGCCTTGATAAGCAGGAGGTGATGCGGACCCTCGTCAGCTGGTACAACGGTTACCGCTTCAGCAGTCGCGCCGATGAGAAGATTTTCAATCCCGATATGGTCCTGTATTTTCTCAGGCACTTTGATACCGGGGAGTGTCGCTGGCCGGAAAAAATGCTGGACGATAATATCGCCTCGGATTACGGCAAAATCATGCGGCTTTTCGGGATTGGCGACCGGGAGAGCAATTTCGAGACCCTTGAGGAACTGATTGTCAACGGCGAGATCATCGGACGGCATAAGGGCAAGCTTGACCTGGATATGCACAAGCCCTTTGAGCGTAACGATTTTATCAGTCTGCTCCTGTACATGGGCTTTATCACCATCAGCGGCACGGAGTTGGATGAGCTGCGGTATCGGATACCTAATTATGTTATTGAGCAGCTTTATTATCGCTATTTCAAAACAGAAATTGAACTTCGCTCACAAATTACTCTGGATAACAGCAGCCTCAAAGAAGCGGTTAGGCAACTGGCCCTCCATAATAATATCAGGCCGCTGGTCGAGGAAATTGGCAGGGTGCTGGCCCTTTTTTCCAATCGTGATTTCATGCGGATGGACGAGAAGCACATCAAGGCCGTGATCCTGACCCTGTTGTATCAGTCCGAGGTCTATTTCATCCGCAGCGAGGCCGAGGTCAATAACCGGTACCCGGACATCCTCCTACTGGAGCGCAACCCCATTGAGGTACGCTACCAGTTTCTCTTTGAGCTGAAGTACAGCAAGAAGAAGGACGGGGCAAAGGGGCTGGAGGAAAAGCGGGCGGAAGGGATCGCCCAGATCAGGGGGTATCAGGAGCTGGCCGATATCAGGGGATTGCCCAAGTTGCAATCCTACCTGCTGCTCACCGATGGGACGGAGATTGAGGCGGTTGCGGTGTGA